The Coffea arabica cultivar ET-39 chromosome 2c, Coffea Arabica ET-39 HiFi, whole genome shotgun sequence genome includes the window CTCGCCGACCAAAGTTTATAGATGGTGGTGGCGCAGATTTGGTGGTTTTTGATGGTTTGTACTCTTGCTCGAATTTTCGCCTTTTAGTTGAAATCATCTGGGGTATCTTTGCTTGCATGGCCATCAATATGGACCACCATGGGGAGCTCAAGCACATGGCGTTTCCAATTCTTGCCGGTAAAAGTGTATCTACATGGCTGTTGTCCCGAGTGTTTCGTCTTTCCTTACGTGTGATGGCTGTTGCGCAGAGCGTTCGGTCTTTCTTTCTGAGCTGCTGTGGTGAGTGATGGGAAAACGGAAAACTTGGTGGGTACAAGTTCTTGCTAGTACGTCAAACAAAGGTAGTGGTATTTTCAGATCCAGAGGAGATGGTGGAATATTGGGTGTATGAATTGGGGTATGGTTTTTCTTGGAGTCGTATTAAAGCAATTTTGCTGCGTTTATTGTGAGTGGTGAAATCTACTGTGAGGATCAAATCCTTGCATCCCAGGGGACCTCTGAATTTTCGTTGCCAAGTTCATATGTGGACTCCAGAGTTGGGAGGACCTGTCTACAGCTTATTTAGGCCTTTGTCGTGTCCTTCGCAAATTGTTCCCGAGTTCCAAACTCATGTCGAGTCAATTTTCCCTCTAATCACTTGGCAGGTTGTGTTGGTCCGAACGCCTTCTGATCCGGGTTTTTACATTGGCGTAAATTTTAGTTAAAGGtttgttttgtaattgattACTgatactgtttttttttttttggtaaattgaTCACTGATACTGTATACGGTTGGTGTAGGATATATcaatttttaatctttttgacTCGCATTTTTCAGGGTTGCAGGTATTTCTACAAACTGAATCCAATCGCCATAGCAATAGAATTGCACACAAATTAGAGAAATCACCAAGGGACTAAGGCACAAAATCACTAATGTCTGATTGTTGGATTTTTACTTGGCTGTCTTTGAGAGAAAAAGGCACTAAGGGAGCACTGCACAGCAGCGGGGGGGTTGTCCACGAGAATGATCTCGCTCTTGGTTGTTTctagcatagttattaaatctGGTTGGGGGAGGACCCGTCTACAGAGGTAGGTCAACGGGCCTAGTTCAATCAGTGATGAATGGTCTAATCGGTGGATccttaaatatatttaaatattatgtctTATAATTTTTGATATGGTCGAAGCTATAATAAATGATATCATAGTAAATGTTCAGTTAGTCCAACTTATTATAGAATCATTAATTAttataagaattaacaaaaTCTAAATATAATTAGTAATCCATCaaactttaattataaaattttatttaagtgtaattatctagtttatttacaaattttaagtgcaaaagatTATTAAAAATGATATTTGCCTTCAAAATGAATTGTGTAATgtgttatttttttaatctatttCATAACTTATGGAATTTGGAgaataatcaaattttattaaaacatttcaaataaattttgttttgaagaaataaaattttattaaaagatttcaagtaaatttagtttttgaaaaaataaaataaaataaaaatctaaTATATGATATAATAAGGACCAAACAATCAACAAATGAGTTGTTAGTCCAGTGGCAATTGCACTTTACTATTATACATGAAGTCTCATGCTCGAGTTGATTAGTTTTATAATCGGTTCATCGGATTGGCCGATTGAACCGGCAGACCGTACCGAGTTTTAGCTAGATAGGACAACGTTGATTGTGCCCTGTTCAAGTTTGTGTTTGGTCGATTACTTTTGTTTGCTGGATTGTCTTTCCACAACAAGTCTCACGTGGAGCAAGCCAAATTTGACCTTTTGTTTTGATGCTAAAGGTCGAAAAGtcgggggaaaaaaaaaaaagaacaaacagGACAACTGAGAAAATTTTACCGTATTAAATTGAAATGTCACAAAATTATTCGTTTCTTAATGTCCGAGTCGGTCTCCGACGCGATAACTTATTAGGCCCCtcagcgtttttttttttttaatgcaccCTTCCACGTTTCAGATTCTTGCTACAAAGTTTGAttaaaaaacacacacacacacaaaaagtAACACTAACAATTCTGCCCCTAACAATAACAGTACTGTGAGTGGTAAAGAAAAAACAGGaagtagaagaagaaaagaaaggaaacctctatttatttattttatcaagtAAAGATTTAAAGAATGGCTGCTATCACTGATAGCCCAATTTTTAGCAAAATTATTAGGGATAATTGTAGAAACCTCCCCCGAGATTTCTGACAGTTGCATTCACCTCTCCTAAAGTTTGAAAAATAGCATCAATCTCTCTCCCAAATTTAAGATTTTGATAGTAACTTCAGCCTATGTTAAAAAAAAGTGTcattaaaaaagttttttgggaagtgaaataataattttattccaTTTGTACTCTTTTTGCCTCTTGTGAGGTagtattagtaaaaaaaaaattgaaaaacattAAGAGATAGAAGTAATTAGTGAAACTCATAGAATATATGTGCAAAGAGAACAATGACAGCAGTGAATTTTGGAAGAAACAACAAACATATGTTCAAAAATATGAGGTTTTAAAACATATAAAGAAACTATTgatcaaataagaaaattcacatTTGATCAGTATAAGAGAGTTTCTTATTGTCATACTTTATAGTATATCGATTTCACATTATTTACCATATTTCATACACAGTTATATTCTCTTATGATCAATACAGCAATTTCATCATACTATAATTAACCCTACAACTTTGTGTATTAAGTTGAGATGATAAATGATTGCTTACCTATCATCTTTTAATTGTCATAGATTTTTAACTGAAAAATCCTCAGATTTTGCCTTAATTTTTGTTatctttctctttttgtttcatGAATgcataaaatgaaataaattcaatCAAAACCACCAAAACGTATTCTTTTATGAAGTCTTACCCATAAGTTTTTTTCTCCtacattttcttgcttcttcttctcttctatataaatatatatatgatttgtaTTATCCTCTCAAGTGTTTTTAATCACAAAATGGCACCATGTTGGAACATCAAAATGGCACCATTTTGTAATTGCACTTACAATgcctaataaagcaaaaaataattgttaattttatttaattagttattttaaacTTGCTTGTTGCCCTAATTTTGTTGCCCCAAATTTGTTTACTAACTATTTTAAACTCTTAGGACATAGAAGTAAATTCATCATATCTTATATCAATTATAGGCCCCAAATTCATGTTAGGGGAGGTTagtgttattttttaaatctcaaGGAAAGTGAGTATAACTATTaaaaatttcaagggaggtttctacgATTATCCCAAATTATTAGGGAGAGGATTAGATGTGTTTATCTGGAACGCTGGATTGGGGCACATCTAATTGATAGCTCTTGGAATTTCTCGCACAAAAGTTGAGTGGACCCCGTCCCCCTCGTTGCTTTTCCACCATTTCCTAACGAACCTAGGCATGTTCTCGTACAATGACAGGTtaagaatttaaattttatttttcatgaaaaagcTGCCACTTAAATTGATATCTTTTATATTCACATGAATGCATCTTATACTCGTATAATTCGATGGTAATTCAGTATTGTAGAATTTTTGTAGCATTTTTAGATCACCTTGGTGCAAGCTAGAATAGAAGTAGGTGCAGATGATAacgagccaaaaaaaaaatcattttatatcCTTATCTTTATTCCATCCCCACCGGTCTATGATTCTGTCAtccataatttttaaaaaataaataaaaaagaaaaacaaatttctagctctTCAGTCTTAAGTCGTCTACCACAAGAACAAAAAGCTACATCTCAGTTGAGGCTCACAGTGAAGAGTTCAAGTAATAGAGCGAATATGACAAGAACCGCCCTTATTTTGGCTGACAGCTCAAAGGTAGCTTGATTCTGTATTTTTGTGTACTTACTGGCTACTTCTTTATTGCCAGACTGTCTATTTCAACAATTGGTGTGTTAATTTTCTCACAATTGGCTGTTTTTAATGTTGACCATTTATGTATTTCCCTTGAAAGATTTATGAAGATCCCTTGTGTTTGTTGAGtaagctgaaaattttcaatttcttttctcCCTGGTTCCCTGTTAGACTCTTAGTTTGGCAGGCAAATTGCCTAAATCATTGTTTCTGTAGGCTTTGTTGTTAAAGTTCAAGTCTTTTTGGATTAAATCTTTCTATGTTGCTCTTTGCTTTGAATTTCTGTGTTGGTGGATTATATTCCCCTTTTCTTATATTCAGCAGGGTGAGTCAACTTTTTCAACTATGAAATCCCCATTAATCTTTTCAAACCAGTAGAATGCTTGGCATTTTTGCCTGTAATTGGATAggatcttttgtttcttgcatgtaAATGTCTGCACAGTTGTTGAGATCTTTCATTGCCTACGTTGGACTCTCCAACCGAATGCAAGTTGAAAGTGTCAATGTCAGTCTTGTTGGTTTTCGACATATGCACACCATAATGCTTCAATCTaattatttaacaaaaaatGATTCTGGATTACTCTTAACATTTGATGCTCaaaattgttttatttttcaaCTTTCACTCTCacggtctctctctctctctgccttCTTGGTATTAGAAGCAGAAGGTTGAGGATCATGTACAGTTACTTATGGCTGTATATAATATTTCACCGTCTCCTTCCTGCATTAGACAATAGGAAGAGTTAAGGGTCCCCTTTGAATTGTGGACTATAAGTTATCGTTTCTTATCTTAGTAAGTTAACTATAATCTGTTGatataaaatatatatcaaTCTTATAAActgaaattgaagaaaactCATGGTCAAACACCAGTACTAATTGAGCTCTTCTATAAGCTTTCTGTTGGAGGCCTATCACCTACATGGTTGGCAAATGCTATTAGTAGGCAAGAGCATGGAGAAGATGGAAATCTTGCCATCTATGCTTTTAACCTACAACTCTGATTCCTTGAAGCCTTTTGGCTTCCACTGACATATTATTCTCTCTTATATAGAATATTCATGGATAGCTCTTGAAAAATTAGGGAGCTTCCACAGGTCAAGCTAGAGCCAGTGATGATGTCTGAAACCTTCGTGATAGATAACAATGAGGTGAGCGTTCATTTGAATGATAGGATCCCTGCTGAAATTGCTGAGAATTTTAAAGAATTCTTTCCTGAGGATGGCGATCTTAGTCTTGAAGAAGTCCTACTACAACAGGTACTTCAAATTTTTCACCGCTTCTCTGTCATCTGGAGGATGTAGATATTTGCTTCTCCTGTATGACAATATTATGAGCTTTATTAGTGAAATCCTCGTGTATCTATCCCTTTTATCTCGTAGGAAAGCGCTTTCCAGTATATTCAAGCAAATGGAAAAAACAAGGATAAGACCTCAAATAATGGTCAAACCAGTAATAGGAGTCAGCCAATTGTGCAAGAAGGCGAATGTTCCAGTGGTGCAACTGATCAATTGCAATCAGCAACGGATGAAGCTTTAGCTAGAGCCTTGCAGGAGTATTTCTACATATATGAGCGTAGTGGTACTGTGGCTGGTAAGAGACCCATTTTTGTATACACACACAAATGTTAATGGTTATCTGGTAGTGAACATAACGCTAAGGCTCTCGCTTATCTATGTTACTAACACTCATAATCACCTATATATTATCCCCAGAAAGCAGAGAGCCAACTCCTAGTGAAACACCAGTTAGGGTATGTGGATATCTTGTTTTTCGTTCCTGTACTTTTTCTGCATCATGTAGTTAGCTCAAGTTAATATCCAAAGTTCATGCGAAATTGCAGGTTACAAATCATTCTTTAAGTCATGATGATATAGATCCAGATAACATGACTTATGAGGTAATGATGGTCACTGCAGAATTTTACATTCCTAGTTTATTTTTGGCAGATAACAAGCTATGGCACCTTTTTGACGGTCTCCTAGTAGTTGTACATAGGTGGATAATTGCTTTATGATAGATATATGCCTTAATTGGCATTAAAACTAAATGACTGAAAGTGTTAGCTACCTCATCAACAAAATGAATATAGAACAAAGAAATTTCATGTTGTGGTTTGCAAGAGACTGGGATTTCGATTCCATGTGAGGGTTGATGGGAATATGTTCCAAGTGCTGTTGTCACTTCTGAAAGTATACATGACTATACGAAATAAAAATTTGATAACATCTCATTGTACTTTTGATAACATTTTACATCTTTAGAACTCTCATATTTGATTGATTTCTATGGTTTTTGAAGAGGATTAATATGTATGGTTAAATTAAGTCCCCTCTAATTATCTGCATGTTTTGCATCACTAGTTAAATTTCAAGAATTGCTTGTCTTAGGAACTGCAATCTTTAGGGGAAGCCGTTGGTCACGAGAGCAAAGGGCTTTCAGAAGTTCTCATCGCTCGACTACCCACATTCAAATACAAAACGGGGCTGTTCTCCAAGAAACGGAAAAAAGAGTAGGGACCATCTTATCAACAATACTTTTATGTTTATTAGTGCTCCCTGTCAATAGTTTGTGTCTTTAAATGTGCTTGTTTTATGTATGCATTGTTGCTAGACATGAAATAACCTGTCCCTTCAGAGTTGATCACTTTAGAACCCTACATACCAAAACTCAGGTGATTGTTCAACTTGTCTGCCATTTCCTGCTGCTGAGAAAAAGGATCCCTAGATTCTGAGAACCAGGCAGGAATTAAATACTTAATCCTTGTTGTCTAGTACTATAAACGAGTGGAAAATCTTAGGGAAGAAATTAAAGTTGTAACAAATTTTAGTCTTCTAGTCTAGTAAAAAACAAGTGGAAGAGAACTTTGAAGTCAATAATCAAGTGCAGGAGGGTCCTGCCAATTTACAGCCTAGGAAAAGCCAGAGCTACAAAACCTGAATGGTGAAAATTCATATTGCTTCTTTCTGCTATATATTTCACAGTAAATACTGTCAAATTGGTTTTTCCTTTGTAGTTGAGTTGGTTTCTGGTTTTTATTGCTGTACTTATATGTTTCAAAATCAGTCCATCATGTGGAGAGTGTCTGACAGTGGTGGTTGCATTGCATGCTTGTCCTCTGCTTCTTTAGTCTGTCACAAGTATTCTCTTCTGAAACGAAAATAAGATAAAACTgctcccccaccccccccccccctccaaaaaaaaaaaaaaagagaaaaaaggtaAACCTAAAAATTGGCATAGGCCTAGAACCACTGCTGGTTTTACCTGATCAGGTTACATAAATTATCATGGACTGGAAGATTGTGTTCTTTGCGAGTGGGAGTATAAAACGTCTTTCTGATTATCATGACTTGTTACGTGTCTGCATTTTAGGTGTGTGATATGTTGCTCAGAGTATAAAAGTGGGGCTCGCTTGACCACTTTGCCTTGTGCACACCAGTATCATTCAGAGTGCATTACACGCTGGTTGAAACTGAATAAAGTAAGATATTGCTTGTTTGGTGTTATGTTAT containing:
- the LOC113725071 gene encoding E3 ubiquitin ligase BIG BROTHER-related isoform X1, whose translation is MMSETFVIDNNEVSVHLNDRIPAEIAENFKEFFPEDGDLSLEEVLLQQESAFQYIQANGKNKDKTSNNGQTSNRSQPIVQEGECSSGATDQLQSATDEALARALQEYFYIYERSGTVAESREPTPSETPVRVTNHSLSHDDIDPDNMTYEELQSLGEAVGHESKGLSEVLIARLPTFKYKTGLFSKKRKKECVICCSEYKSGARLTTLPCAHQYHSECITRWLKLNKNCPVCQEEVRED
- the LOC113725071 gene encoding uncharacterized protein isoform X3 — protein: MMSETFVIDNNEVSVHLNDRIPAEIAENFKEFFPEDGDLSLEEVLLQQESAFQYIQANGKNKDKTSNNGQTSNRSQPIVQEGECSSGATDQLQSATDEALARALQEYFYIYERSGTVAESREPTPSETPVRVTNHSLSHDDIDPDNMTYEELQSLGEAVGHESKGLSEVLIARLPTFKYKTGLFSKKRKKEIAPSAKRRSEKINWRKQDH
- the LOC113725071 gene encoding E3 ubiquitin ligase BIG BROTHER-related isoform X4, translated to MMSETFVIDNNEVSVHLNDRIPAEIAENFKEFFPEDGDLSLEEVLLQQESAFQYIQANGKNKDKTSNNGQTSNRSQPIVQEGECSSGATDQLQSATDEALARALQEYFYIYERSGTVAGEAVGHESKGLSEVLIARLPTFKYKTGLFSKKRKKECVICCSEYKSGARLTTLPCAHQYHSECITRWLKLNKNCPVCQEEVRED
- the LOC113725071 gene encoding uncharacterized protein isoform X2 gives rise to the protein MMSETFVIDNNEVSVHLNDRIPAEIAENFKEFFPEDGDLSLEEVLLQQESAFQYIQANGKNKDKTSNNGQTSNRSQPIVQEGECSSGATDQLQSATDEALARALQEYFYIYERSGTVAESREPTPSETPVRVTNHSLSHDDIDPDNMTYEGKPLVTRAKGFQKFSSLDYPHSNTKRGCSPRNGKKKLPRLPRGGPRRLIGASKTTKRREVSVSLLLAHVLMFFDDSGILV